The Vitis riparia cultivar Riparia Gloire de Montpellier isolate 1030 chromosome 10, EGFV_Vit.rip_1.0, whole genome shotgun sequence genome includes a region encoding these proteins:
- the LOC117924358 gene encoding putative germin-like protein 2-1 codes for MACHNIMILSLLAVTFTLVIAFEPSPLQDFCVADPTSSARVNGLACLDSKLVQANHFFFSGLHVPGNTSNPLGSRVTPVTVGQLPGLNTLGISLARIDYASWGVIPPHTHPRATEILTVLQGKLFVGFVTSNPDNKLISKVLGTGDVFVFPVGLPHFQQNIGTGKAASLSTLSSQNPGVITIANAVFGSTPPIADDVLAKAFQVDKSVITRLQAQF; via the exons ATGGCATGCCACAATATTATGATATTGAGTTTGCTTGCTGTCACTTTTACTCTGGTCATTGCCTTTGAGCCTAGTCCTCTGCAAGATTTCTGCGTTGCTGATCCTACTAGCTCAG CCCGAGTTAATGGCCTTGCTTGTTTGGACTCTAAGCTTGTACAGGCCAACCATTTCTTTTTCAGTGGACTCCATGTGCCTGGGAACACATCGAACCCCCTTGGTTCTAGGGTTACTCCAGTCACTGTAGGACAACTGCCTGGGCTGAACACCCTTGGCATCTCCTTGGCCCGTATAGACTATGCATCATGGGGTGTTATTCCACCACACACTCATCCTCGTGCAACCGAGATACTCACAGTCCTACAAGGGAAACTCTTTGTTGGGTTTGTGACCTCCAACCCGGACAACAAACTCATTTCAAAGGTGCTTGGTACGGGAGACGTGTTTGTGTTTCCAGTGGGGCTTCCTCACTTCCAACAGAACATTGGCACTGGAAAGGCAGCTTCGCTCTCCACCCTGAGCAGTCAAAACCCAGGTGTCATCACTATTGCAAATGCTGTTTTTGGATCAACCCCGCCCATTGCTGATGATGTTTTGGCCAAGGCATTCCAGGTAGACAAGAGTGTAATTACTCGTCTGCAGGCACAATTCTAG
- the LOC117922843 gene encoding putative germin-like protein 2-2: MASHIMILSLLAITCSLAIGFEPSPLQDFCVADPASSARVNGLACMDSKLAQAGHFSFAGLHVPGNTSNPLGSRVTPVTVGQLPGLNTLGISIARIDYAPQGVIPPHTHPRASEILTVLEGSLQVGFVTSNPDNRLITKDLRKGDVFVFPVGLPHFQWNMAGGKAVSLSALSSQNPGVNTIANAVFGSNPGIADDVLAKAFQVDKTTIDHLQAQF, encoded by the exons ATGGCAAGCCACATTATGATACTGAGTTTGCTAGCTATTACTTGTAGTCTTGCCATTGGTTTTGAGCCCAGTCCTTTGCAAGATTTCTGCGTAGCCGATCCTGCTAGCTCAG CTCGAGTTAATGGCCTTGCTTGCATGGACTCAAAACTTGCACAGGCGGGGCATTTCTCCTTTGCTGGTCTCCATGTGCCTGGCAACACGTCAAACCCCCTCGGCTCTAGGGTTACCCCAGTCACTGTGGGACAACTGCCTGGACTAAACACCCTTGGCATCTCCATCGCTCGCATTGACTATGCACCACAGGGTGTCATTCCACCTCACACACATCCTCGTGCCAGTGAGATACTCACAGTCCTAGAAGGCTCTCTGCAGGTTGGCTTTGTTACGTCTAACCCGGACAATCGGCTCATCACCAAGGACCTTAGGAAGGGTGATGTGTTCGTGTTTCCGGTGGGACTTCCTCATTTCCAGTGGAATATGGCTGGGGGAAAAGCAGTTTCACTCTCTGCCTTGAGCAGCCAGAATCCCGGTGTCAACACTATTGCCAATGCTGTTTTTGGATCCAACCCAGGCATTGCTGATGATGTTCTGGCCAAGGCTTTCCAGGTGGACAAAACTACAATTGATCATCTTCAAGCACAGTTCTAG
- the LOC117924355 gene encoding pentatricopeptide repeat-containing protein At2g29760, chloroplastic-like: protein MSRQLKKILVCLTASPHDIKVFDQVLTQTITTAFIHATPTWNCLIRAYSRSPTPITAILIYNHFIKGRFVFPDKYTYPAMLKACWRMGSLSKGKEVHAHVTKTGLESDVYVGNALLHLYGSTGQVTNARRLFDGMPHRDLVSWNTLLGAYNDNAVEVLILFKRMMYEGIGADHISMVIVFSACGKIGGTEFGKEVHGYVIKVGIRPALSLSNALLRVYTKCGEMDAAQSLFVEMATMRDVVSHTILFNGYVDMGSIDLARGIFDQMRIKDLVSWNSMIHAYVKAKHPKKAIELFRKMENEMVEPDETTMVSVLAACASLADLQNGRLVHRFILQNNPRQDLFVGTALIDMYAKCGSLEEAMVTFYKMDSRDVFTWTTAIEGLANHGHGDKALSLFTEMEKQGIKPNQATFVSILMACSRSGLVKEGCLLFKRMVEAYQIQPKIEHLGCLLDILSRAGLLHQAEEFIKLMPPEEKIIANKTLLSACMNHLEYDLGEKIANGLTELSSQSHATHILLSNFYALAGQWAEVAKTRRVMNETDIRKVPGISSVDIKT from the coding sequence ATGTCTAGgcaattgaaaaaaattcttgTGTGCCTCACAGCCTCACCCCATGACATTAAAGTGTTTGATCAAGTCCTCACCCAAACCATCACGACTGCTTTCATTCACGCTACACCCACATGGAATTGCCTCATCAGAGCCTACTCCAGAAGCCCCACCCCCATCACGGCCATTCTCATATACAACCACTTCATTAAAGGAAGATTCGTTTTTCCTGATAAGTATACTTATCCAGCTATGCTAAAGGCATGTTGGCGTATGGGTTCACTTTCAAAGGGCAAAGAAGTACATGCCCATGTAACAAAAACAGGTTTGGAGTCTGATGTTTATGTGGGGAATGCTCTGCTTCACTTGTATGGATCCACAGGGCAAGTAACCAATGCCCGTAGGTTGTTTGATGGGATGCCTCATAGAGATTTAGTAAGTTGGAATACGCTTCTAGGAGCTTACAATGACAATGCAGTTGAAGTACTGATTTTGTTCAAAAGAATGATGTACGAAGGTATAGGAGCTGATCACATCTCTATGGTGATTGTGTTCTCAGCTTGTGGAAAGATAGGAGGGACAGAGTTTGGAAAAGAGGTTCATGGTTATGTTATAAAAGTGGGGATTAGACCAGCATTGAGTTTGAGCAATGCATTGTTGCGGGTGTACACCAAGTGTGGGGAGATGGATGCTGCGCAAAGTCTGTTTGTTGAAATGGCTACCATGAGAGATGTAGTGTCCCATACCATTTTGTTCAATGGCTATGTTGATATGGGGTCAATAGATTTGGCTCGAGGTATCTTTGATCAGATGAGGATTAAAGACCTTGTTTCATGGAATTCGATGATTCATGCATATGTCAAGGCAAAGCATCCAAAGAAGGCTATAGAACTTTTCAGGAAAATGGAGAATGAGATGGTAGAACCAGATGAAACCACAATGGTAAGTGTGCTTGCGGCATGTGCAAGCTTGGCAGACCTGCAGAATGGTAGACTAGTTCATCGATTTATACTCCAAAACAATCCAAGGCAAGATCTTTTTGTGGGAACAGCTCTCATTGACATGTATGCAAAGTGTGGGAGTCTAGAGGAGGCCATGGTTACCTTCTACAAAATGGATTCTAGAGATGTTTTTACATGGACAACAGCAATAGAGGGGCTTGCAAATCATGGGCATGGGGATAAAGCTTTGAGTTTGTTTACCGAAATGGAAAAACAAGGGATTAAGCCAAATCAAGCAACATTCGTTTCCATCTTGATGGCATGCAGCCGCTCAGGGCTAGTTAAAGAAGGCTGCCTCTTGTTCAAGAGGATGGTGGAAGCTTACCAAATCCAACCAAAGATTGAACACTTGGGTTGTTTGCTTGATATCCTGAGCAGAGCAGGGCTTCTGCACCAAGCAGAGGAGTTTATCAAACTCATGCCACCCGAGGAAAAGATCATAGCTAACAAGACTCTGCTGAGTGCATGCATGAATCATTTGGAGTACGATCTTGGGGAGAAGATTGCCAATGGACTGACAGAGTTGAGTTCTCAAAGCCATGCAACTCATATCCTGTTATCTAACTTCTATGCTCTGGCAGGTCAATGGGCTGAAGTAGCAAAGACAAGACGAGTAATGAACGAGACTGATATAAGAAAGGTTCCAGGGATCAGCTCTGTAGACATTAAAACTTAA
- the LOC117924352 gene encoding putative germin-like protein 2-1 has protein sequence MACHNIMILSLLAVTFTLVIAFEPSPLQDFCVADPTSSARVNGLACLDSKLVQANHFFFSGLHVPGNTSNPLGSRVTPVTVGQLPGLNTLGISLARIDYASWGVIPPHTHPRATEILTVLQGKLFVGFVTSNPDNKLISKVLGTGDVFVFPVGLPHFQQNIGTGKAASLSTLSSQNPGVITIANAVFGSTPPIADDVLAKAFQVDKSVITRLQAQF, from the exons ATGGCATGCCACAATATTATGATATTGAGTTTGCTTGCTGTCACTTTTACTCTGGTCATTGCCTTTGAGCCTAGTCCTCTGCAAGATTTCTGCGTTGCTGATCCTACTAGCTCAG CCCGAGTTAATGGCCTTGCTTGTTTGGACTCTAAGCTTGTACAGGCCAACCATTTCTTTTTCAGTGGACTCCATGTGCCTGGGAACACATCGAACCCCCTTGGCTCTAGGGTTACTCCAGTCACTGTAGGACAACTGCCTGGGCTGAACACCCTTGGCATCTCCTTGGCCCGTATAGACTATGCATCATGGGGTGTTATTCCACCACACACTCATCCTCGTGCAACCGAGATACTCACAGTCCTACAAGGGAAACTCTTTGTTGGGTTTGTGACCTCCAACCCGGACAACAAACTCATTTCAAAGGTGCTTGGTACGGGAGACGTGTTTGTGTTTCCAGTGGGGCTTCCTCACTTCCAACAGAACATTGGCACTGGAAAGGCAGCTTCGCTCTCCACCCTGAGCAGCCAAAACCCAGGTGTCATCACTATTGCAAATGCTGTTTTTGGATCAACCCCGCCCATTGCTGATGATGTTTTAGCCAAGGCATTCCAGGTAGACAAGAGTGTAATTACTCGTCTGCAGGCACAATTCTAG
- the LOC117924214 gene encoding dihydroceramide fatty acyl 2-hydroxylase FAH1-like, with the protein MVSKDFTVDLNKPLVFQVGHLGEAYEEWVHQPIISKEGPRFFGSDILESTTRTVWWVIPLVWLPVVCWAVSMSVRMGLPLLQLAAAVAGGIFIWTFLEYTLHRFLFHIKTKSYWGNTIHYLLHGCHHKHPMDGLRLVFPPAAAAILCLPFWNLMKLLSPPSVAPTLFGGGLLGYVIYDVTHYYLHHGKPSKGITQNMKRYHMNHHFRIDDKGFGITSTFWDRVFGTLPPAKAAEKSR; encoded by the exons ATGGTCTCCAAGGACTTCACTGTAGATTTGAATAAGCCTCTTGTTTTTCAG GTTGGCCATCTTGGAGAAGCTTATGAGGAATGGGTTCACCAGCCTATTATTAGCAAGGAAGGGCCTCGGTTTTTTGGGAGTGATATTTTAGAG AGCACGACCCGCACAGTGTGGTGGGTCATTCCACTTGTTTGGCTCCCAGTCGTGTGCTGGGCAGTTTCCATGTCTGTCCGCATGGGCCTTCCCCTTCTTCAGTTGGCTGCAGCTGTGGCTGGTGGTATCTTCATATGGACATTTCTGGAGTACACGTTGCACCGCTTTCTTTTCCACATCAAAACAAAAAGCTACTG GGGAAACACCATACACTATCTTCTTCATGGCTGCCATCACAAGCACCCTATGGATGGACTACGCCTCGTATTCCCTCCTGCTGCTGCAGCTATCCTATGTCTGCCA TTCTGGAACTTGATGAAACTTCTATCACCTCCATCGGTTGCTCCTACTTTGTTTGGAGGGGGCTTGCTGGGATATGTTATTTATGATGTCACCCATTACTATCTGCACCACGGGAAGCCATCGAAAGGGATTACACAGAACATGAAG AGATATCACATGAACCATCACTTCAGAATTGACGATAAAGGGTTTGGGATCACCTCCACATTCTGGGACAGGGTGTTTGGAACACTTCCTCCCGCAAAAGCTGCTGAAAAGAGTAGATGA
- the LOC117924356 gene encoding uncharacterized protein LOC117924356 produces MPLPWKNARVGRISRFVADLQSPKRGGSLVVETGFPTSLIDLFVKNRDRLKKPRKRRSRVSDPVPQQPVEPQRRPESVQTVQAPASSDSFSEIRSVECEEEEIGGIDGGSLVDGGGEVEESVRRPSGRGVTVAVLKMSVVVILALGTKKLAVGITMSAFLLLFLEYAAKWVFGLLTPCSDAQIAIKSLIPKVFPFLLTKQTALNPPEAPTPITLSNASVEEIQIAESQFDFPAPVEETREIEEIQMGRPKIDFPAGERRWGYMEVKEREGDKEKEEEIFEALEPKHGHSRSARLKAKIKKYIPKKIRRRKWGSGKEKGRGPDSSSEVSSCMGGDKPGSFEEEEEEEEVEEQDDEDKSFQSPPLEEQEKLREEPDMNGASCSSDIQSQNDVEAAVVRENPEKEIGRNSGYLVLFLIALAGLLGGRVLALLLTTACCLMLKLFKKPITL; encoded by the coding sequence ATGCCTCTCCCATGGAAGAATGCGAGGGTGGGGCGAATTTCGCGGTTTGTGGCGGATCTCCAGTCACCCAAGCGCGGTGGGTCGCTGGTCGTGGAGACCGGCTTCCCCACCTCGCTCATCGATCTCTTTGTCAAGAATCGGGATCGCCTCAAGAAACCCAGAAAAAGGCGTTCTCGTGTCTCCGATCCAGTCCCACAGCAGCCTGTGGAGCCTCAACGGCGTCCCGAGTCTGTGCAGACTGTGCAGGCTCCGGCGTCTTCGGATTCTTTTTCGGAGATCAGGAGCGTTGAATGTGAAGAAGAGGAGATTGGTGGAATTGATGGGGGCAGTCTGGTAGATGGTGGTGGTGAGGTTGAAGAGAGCGTCCGAAGGCCGAGTGGGAGGGGAGTGACTGTGGCGGTTTTGAAGATGTCGGTGGTTGTAATTCTAGCTTTGGGGACGAAGAAGCTCGCGGTTGGTATCACAATGTCTGCTTTTTTGCTTCTCTTCCTTGAATATGCGGCCAAGTGGGTTTTTGGTTTATTGACACCGTGTTCCGATGCCCAAATCGCCATCAAGTCCCTGATCCCAAAggtctttccctttcttttgaCCAAACAGACAGCATTGAATCCACCAGAGGCTCCCACTCCCATAACTCTGAGCAATGCTTCCGTTGAAGAAATTCAGATTGCTGAATCTCAGTTTGATTTCCCTGCACCCGTGGAAGAAACTCGAGAAATTGAAGAAATTCAAATGGGAAGGCCCAAGATTGATTTTCCTGCCGGGGAGAGAAGATGGGGATATATGGAAGTGAAGGAAAGGGAGGGTGATAAGGAGAAGGAAGAGGAAATATTTGAAGCTTTGGAACCCAAACATGGACACAGCCGGAGTGCCAGGCTGAAAGCTAAGATCAAGAAatatattccaaaaaaaattcgTCGTAGGAAATGGGGAAGTGGTAAGGAGAAAGGGAGAGGGCCAGACTCGAGCAGTGAAGTGTCTAGTTGTATGGGAGGTGATAAACCAGGTAgctttgaagaagaagaagaagaagaagaagtagagGAACAAGATGATGAGGATAAATCATTTCAATCACCACCCCTAGAAGAGCAGGAAAAATTGCGTGAGGAACCAGATATGAATGGTGCCAGTTGTAGTTCTGACATACAATCACAAAATGATGTGGAAGCAGCTGTAGTCAGAGAGAACCCAGAGAAGGAAATAGGGAGGAATTCAGGGTATCTAGTTCTCTTTCTGATTGCTCTTGCTGGACTTCTGGGTGGTCGTGTTCTTGCCCTTTTACTCACAACAGCCTGTTGTCTAATGttgaaattattcaaaaagCCAATAACACTCTAG